In one Mucilaginibacter ginsenosidivorax genomic region, the following are encoded:
- a CDS encoding DUF4834 family protein — translation MLLILFLIISICVLYIIRSLMRYLIPALFQSVINKAQQQTQQQQNYQQRKPEGAIKVDYIPEGKKGKLPDTEGEFVDYEEVK, via the coding sequence ATGTTACTTATTCTTTTCCTGATCATATCAATTTGTGTTTTATACATTATCCGCAGTTTAATGCGGTATCTTATACCTGCTTTGTTCCAAAGTGTTATCAATAAAGCACAACAACAGACTCAGCAGCAGCAAAACTATCAGCAAAGAAAGCCCGAAGGAGCAATAAAAGTTGATTATATTCCCGAAGGGAAAAAAGGCAAATTACCGGATACAGAAGGTGAATTTGTTGATTATGAAGAAGTAAAATAA
- a CDS encoding YfhO family protein, which produces MNNWFKRNSVHLIIVAIFIAISFAYFITPLTQGKVLFQSDVSQAQSMQKEINDVRAATGKSPLWTNQMFGGMPAYQIWAPFPSNITTHVIDVLKTVFPNPVDTVLLYLLGAYLLFSVLRLSPWLAAAGAIAFAFSSYNFIYITAGHSNQAYAIAFFAPLLAGIILTLRGRYLLGASLTAFFLAMEIRSNHVQMTYYLLLSIAILLGIELYHAIKEKQTKPFLKSIGFLAAGIMLAIAVNAGTLWTTYEYSQYTIRGKANLTTKGAAGPNHGLDKDYAYTWSQSVGECLTFLIPNAYGGGSSTVADEDSKAVKILTDKGVDAGQAQGFVSQSLYYGNKPSTFGPWYFGAAICFLFILGLLIVKNRIKWWVLGAVLLSMLLSFGKNLPFLSDFFFNYVPMYNKFRAVESTLVIAAFCFPILALLAVNEVITNTDKAFIFKRAKIAFYITGGLLLVMIGVPQILLSFRADEHAAFVANLTQIFKGDTGTANSVANAIVDDRESLERADAIRSLIFVVLTAGLLWLIIEQKIKANIAALLLAVIVIIDMWSVDKRYLKDANFVAKSDLEQQYTPREVDQFIIKDTDPNFRVFDMTSGDPFHDSHSSYFYKTVGGFHSARLRRFDELIQNQFTKSVNHDVLDMLNTKYIITVDPKSGNAGMQANQTACGNVWFVKSVKFADNADQEMQAISSFSPKDEAIVDKQYKSMIDGKSVGADQAPTTTIKLTKYEPEHLTYESSSPVAQVAVFSEIYYDKGWTMTIDGKESPYFRADYLLRAAVIPIGNHTIKFDFHPTSYYAGENISLAGSILLVLALGGAAYTETKKKPAAKPTAKKA; this is translated from the coding sequence ATGAATAACTGGTTTAAGCGCAATAGTGTTCACCTCATTATTGTAGCAATTTTTATAGCAATTTCCTTTGCTTACTTCATTACTCCACTAACGCAGGGTAAAGTATTATTTCAAAGCGATGTATCTCAGGCGCAGTCGATGCAAAAAGAGATCAACGACGTTAGAGCGGCTACCGGTAAATCACCATTATGGACCAATCAAATGTTTGGCGGCATGCCGGCTTACCAAATATGGGCACCATTTCCATCTAACATCACCACGCATGTTATCGACGTATTGAAAACGGTTTTCCCAAACCCGGTTGATACCGTATTGCTGTATTTATTAGGCGCATATCTTTTATTCAGCGTATTGCGCCTATCGCCCTGGCTGGCTGCCGCGGGGGCAATAGCTTTTGCCTTCTCGTCGTATAATTTTATCTATATCACTGCAGGCCATAGTAACCAGGCCTATGCCATCGCATTTTTTGCGCCTTTGCTTGCAGGCATTATTTTAACGTTACGTGGGCGATACCTCTTAGGCGCTTCGCTTACCGCGTTTTTCCTCGCTATGGAAATTCGTAGCAACCACGTACAAATGACCTATTACCTGTTGCTATCTATAGCCATACTATTGGGTATCGAACTTTATCATGCTATAAAAGAAAAGCAAACCAAGCCATTTTTAAAGTCGATAGGCTTTTTGGCGGCAGGCATAATGCTGGCTATCGCGGTGAATGCGGGTACATTATGGACAACATATGAATACAGCCAATACACCATCAGAGGTAAAGCGAATTTAACTACCAAGGGCGCCGCAGGCCCTAACCATGGTTTAGATAAAGATTATGCTTATACCTGGAGTCAAAGCGTTGGCGAATGCCTTACCTTTTTAATTCCGAACGCTTACGGAGGCGGAAGCAGCACAGTTGCCGACGAGGATTCCAAAGCGGTAAAAATATTAACCGATAAAGGTGTTGATGCCGGGCAGGCCCAGGGATTTGTTTCACAATCATTATATTATGGCAATAAGCCAAGCACATTTGGGCCATGGTATTTTGGCGCAGCCATATGTTTTCTTTTCATTTTAGGCCTGCTCATTGTTAAAAACCGCATTAAATGGTGGGTTTTAGGAGCAGTATTGTTAAGCATGCTCTTATCATTCGGTAAAAACCTCCCTTTCCTGTCCGATTTCTTTTTCAACTATGTGCCTATGTACAACAAGTTCAGGGCCGTTGAATCAACTCTGGTAATCGCGGCATTTTGCTTCCCGATATTGGCACTACTTGCTGTTAACGAGGTTATTACCAATACAGATAAAGCGTTCATTTTTAAACGTGCTAAAATTGCGTTTTATATTACAGGCGGCTTGTTATTAGTTATGATAGGGGTTCCGCAAATATTGTTGAGTTTCAGAGCTGATGAACATGCAGCATTTGTGGCCAACCTTACCCAAATATTCAAAGGCGACACCGGCACTGCAAATTCTGTTGCCAACGCTATTGTTGATGACAGGGAAAGCCTTGAACGTGCAGATGCTATCCGCTCGTTAATTTTTGTTGTGTTAACTGCCGGCCTGTTATGGTTAATTATCGAACAAAAAATTAAAGCGAATATTGCTGCTTTGCTGCTGGCGGTAATTGTTATAATTGATATGTGGAGCGTTGATAAGCGCTACCTGAAGGATGCAAACTTTGTAGCTAAATCCGACCTGGAGCAACAATATACCCCACGCGAGGTTGATCAGTTTATTATTAAGGATACCGATCCTAATTTCCGGGTATTTGACATGACATCGGGCGATCCTTTTCATGACTCGCACTCGTCTTATTTTTATAAAACTGTAGGCGGTTTCCACTCAGCACGGCTAAGAAGGTTTGATGAATTGATTCAGAACCAATTTACCAAAAGCGTAAATCACGATGTACTGGATATGCTGAATACGAAGTACATCATCACGGTTGATCCTAAATCGGGCAATGCAGGTATGCAAGCTAACCAAACCGCCTGCGGCAACGTATGGTTTGTAAAAAGCGTAAAATTTGCCGATAACGCCGACCAGGAGATGCAAGCCATCAGCAGCTTCTCGCCAAAAGACGAGGCTATTGTTGACAAACAATATAAAAGCATGATTGATGGAAAATCGGTGGGTGCCGATCAGGCTCCGACTACTACAATAAAACTAACCAAATATGAGCCGGAGCACCTGACCTATGAAAGCAGCAGCCCGGTCGCACAAGTGGCGGTGTTTTCAGAAATTTATTACGACAAAGGTTGGACCATGACCATTGATGGTAAAGAATCGCCTTACTTCCGTGCCGATTATTTATTAAGGGCTGCGGTGATCCCTATTGGCAATCACACCATCAAATTTGATTTCCATCCTACATCTTATTATGCAGGTGAAAATATCTCTTTAGCAGGATCTATCTTGTTGGTATTGGCCTTAGGTGGTGCCGCTTATACCGAAACTAAAAAAAAGCCGGCAGCTAAGCCAACTGCAAAAAAAGCTTAA